One region of Etheostoma cragini isolate CJK2018 chromosome 16, CSU_Ecrag_1.0, whole genome shotgun sequence genomic DNA includes:
- the nrarpa gene encoding notch-regulated ankyrin repeat-containing protein A: MSQADVSTCSAPQRVFQEAVKKGNTKELHSLLQNMTNCEFNVNSFGPEGQTALHQSVIDGNLELVKLLVKFGADIRLANREGWSALHIAAFGGHQDIVLYLITKAKYSSGAR, from the coding sequence ATGAGCCAGGCGGATGTGTCGACTTGCTCCGCGCCACAGAGAGTTTTCCAGGAGGCGGTGAAGAAGGGCAACACCAAGGAGCTGCACTCTTTGCTGCAGAACATGACAAACTGCGAGTTCAACGTCAACTCCTTTGGGCCGGAAGGACAGACGGCCCTCCACCAGTCTGTCATTGACGGCAACCTGGAGCTGGTAAAACTGCTGGTGAAGTTTGGTGCAGATATCCGGCTGGCCAACAGGGAAGGGTGGAGCGCTTTACACATCGCCGCCTTCGGGGGCCACCAAGACATTGTGCTATACCTCATCACCAAGGCCAAGTACTCCTCTGGCGCCCGGTGA